One window of the Halobacillus litoralis genome contains the following:
- a CDS encoding exonuclease SbcCD subunit D → MKLLHTADWHLGKIVNYVHMTEDQRSILQQFIQIVKEEKPDAILIAGDLYDRSIPPKQAVELLNDTLITLINDFQIPVLAISGNHDSPDRLQFGSELFRKQGLFLDTKLKKERQPVTLYDEHGPVHFHLIPYIEPAEVAYVFEDNEIKSHHQAANKLVQDIQNRFDMKERHVWIGHAFLAGGMESESEERLSMIGGSPYVDANLYKDFHYVALGHLHQPQRVTREWVRYSGSILKYSFSEVNHQKSVTIVEMDEAGNNEIQQIPLTPQRDFEVIEGYFEELLAGGAAENPENYLHIRLLDDGQLVDPMGKLRQIYPNILHLERRKSMTNPHLDELNQMKERQKLSHDQLFASFYEDIKGSQLPDARRELIEKAVHHIKEKERGQ, encoded by the coding sequence ATGAAACTATTGCATACAGCAGATTGGCATTTGGGGAAAATTGTCAATTATGTACATATGACAGAAGATCAAAGGTCTATTCTGCAACAGTTTATCCAAATCGTAAAAGAAGAAAAGCCTGATGCTATTCTTATTGCAGGGGATTTATATGACCGATCCATTCCACCGAAACAAGCGGTAGAATTACTGAATGATACATTGATCACATTGATCAATGATTTTCAAATTCCGGTCCTGGCTATTTCCGGTAATCATGATAGCCCGGATCGACTCCAATTCGGCAGTGAGCTCTTTCGTAAGCAAGGTTTATTCTTAGATACAAAATTAAAGAAAGAACGTCAACCAGTAACTCTTTACGATGAACACGGGCCGGTACATTTCCACCTGATTCCTTACATAGAACCTGCTGAAGTGGCCTATGTTTTTGAGGACAATGAAATTAAATCCCATCACCAGGCAGCGAATAAGCTGGTACAGGACATCCAAAACCGCTTTGATATGAAAGAGAGGCATGTATGGATCGGCCATGCTTTTCTGGCTGGGGGCATGGAATCAGAGTCAGAAGAGCGTCTTTCTATGATCGGGGGGAGTCCATATGTAGATGCGAATTTATATAAAGACTTCCACTACGTCGCTCTTGGACACCTTCATCAACCCCAGCGTGTCACTCGCGAGTGGGTGCGGTACAGCGGTTCTATTTTAAAATATTCTTTTTCTGAAGTGAACCATCAAAAATCAGTGACCATTGTAGAAATGGATGAGGCAGGAAATAATGAGATTCAACAAATACCTCTGACTCCACAACGCGACTTCGAAGTGATTGAAGGTTATTTCGAGGAATTATTAGCAGGGGGCGCAGCTGAAAACCCTGAAAATTACCTTCATATCCGTCTATTGGACGATGGACAATTGGTCGATCCAATGGGCAAACTCCGTCAAATATATCCAAACATCCTTCACTTGGAGAGACGTAAATCAATGACGAATCCTCATTTGGATGAATTGAATCAAATGAAAGAAAGACAAAAATTATCTCATGATCAATTATTTGCTTCTTTTTATGAAGATATCAAAGGGTCTCAACTGCCCGATGCACGTAGAGAGCTGATTGAAAAAGCTGTACATCACATAAAAGAAAAAGAAAGGGGGCAATAA
- a CDS encoding AAA family ATPase encodes MKALSITMGAFGPYRDKQTVDFTLLGEETIFLITGPTGAGKTTIFDAMCFALYGRASGSDRDQDTMRSHFAHPDEPTYVDFQFELRGKMYRVVRMPKQQKKKERGEGWKEEPARAELYMAHENSEKLIASKIKEVNEHIEEIMGLDYEQFRKMIMIPQGEFRKLISENSKEREEILQRIFKTEFFSQLTDYFKKHSKELEKEIQQFEWKIEQEINKIQWGMDSDHAVENEDLSKIRERLKQRIDSQEKLVSEEKEHLDHIRRKSDKLQKQLYEMKQTAELFEERDALLKEKSELDENRKHIDRLKHDVSLANNAAEVFPYEKQYEERKQEFNQWKKKQKEKEERLVQVKADFEELENKYRAEMEKEEERQQLKVEWDKKVEEKNKLDEFLQLANKLNHAEKVTEEKKKHSESLQAEQAQLVKRKKELRSKTAEERTVAQAQFEKKEERQRLQTRMQSLGQLDEEWGKLKKLRVNYQTFMKHFQQIKKKQEDSKKAYEVALEEIRKHHAYTLSLQLEPGDHCPVCGSKEHPFHAERPSNIIDEEALENLKHTFEKADREYQKAQDNAVKVKSDGESQRQITEKVYRDLAEHVEDLNDEAISTAMKQCQKELNELEKVSQELEKKANDISSAVKQLDDLEEKEQQLQVNIEKVRNEFHEKQQELTTLESDHKTMKEKYPFSSTDVQVLTDEVKNKEKAYRKALKDWEEIQKSYTNKRDEFHQMQTMVNEGDKYLQEAETALAQREEEFDQTLVQFSFTSVESYRKALKSTEEVEDLTSKIEVYQKRIDLVAARLSELDRKLEHQSKPDIKEIEQEWKDIYETLTTQQEKLNEMNISLRQNHTIQDNVATLVEDQGELAAQYYDIAELSQLASGDNHLRLSLERYVLASFLDEILVQANLRLDQMTDHRYQLIRSDAVAKRGAQSGLDLEVIDHHTGQQRSVRTLSGGEGFKASLSLALGMADVVQSHAGGVQLDTLFIDEGFGTLDELSLEQAIGCLRSLQDGNRMLGIISHVPQLKEEIPAKLQIDSGPKGSTVAFVFQ; translated from the coding sequence GTGAAAGCTCTATCTATAACCATGGGCGCATTCGGCCCATACCGGGATAAACAGACCGTAGATTTCACCTTATTAGGCGAGGAAACGATTTTTCTGATTACAGGTCCGACTGGAGCAGGTAAAACTACGATCTTCGACGCGATGTGTTTCGCGTTATATGGTCGTGCAAGCGGAAGTGATCGTGATCAGGATACTATGCGAAGTCATTTTGCCCATCCAGACGAACCTACATATGTAGATTTTCAATTCGAATTACGCGGCAAAATGTATCGTGTAGTCCGTATGCCTAAACAACAGAAGAAGAAAGAACGGGGAGAGGGCTGGAAAGAAGAACCGGCACGTGCAGAATTATATATGGCACATGAGAATTCAGAAAAGCTGATTGCTTCTAAAATAAAAGAAGTGAATGAGCATATTGAAGAGATCATGGGACTTGATTACGAACAGTTTAGAAAAATGATCATGATCCCACAAGGGGAATTCCGGAAACTCATCTCTGAAAATAGTAAAGAGCGGGAAGAAATACTACAAAGAATATTTAAAACGGAGTTTTTCTCTCAACTCACGGACTATTTCAAAAAACATTCTAAAGAATTGGAAAAAGAAATTCAGCAATTCGAATGGAAAATTGAGCAGGAGATCAACAAAATTCAGTGGGGAATGGACAGTGACCATGCAGTAGAAAATGAAGACCTCTCTAAAATAAGGGAACGCCTTAAACAACGGATTGACTCTCAAGAAAAGCTGGTTTCAGAAGAAAAGGAACACTTAGATCATATAAGACGAAAATCAGACAAGTTACAAAAACAGCTTTATGAAATGAAGCAAACCGCTGAACTTTTTGAGGAAAGGGATGCATTACTTAAAGAGAAATCTGAGCTCGATGAAAACAGGAAGCATATCGATCGATTAAAGCATGATGTTTCCTTAGCGAACAACGCTGCAGAAGTTTTCCCTTATGAAAAACAATACGAAGAGCGTAAACAGGAGTTCAATCAGTGGAAAAAGAAACAGAAAGAAAAAGAGGAAAGATTAGTTCAAGTAAAAGCTGATTTCGAAGAGCTTGAAAACAAATATAGAGCAGAAATGGAAAAAGAGGAAGAGCGGCAGCAGTTAAAAGTAGAATGGGATAAAAAAGTTGAAGAAAAAAACAAGCTGGATGAATTTCTTCAATTGGCAAATAAGCTTAACCATGCTGAAAAAGTTACGGAAGAGAAGAAAAAGCATTCAGAATCACTTCAGGCGGAGCAGGCACAGCTCGTAAAGAGGAAAAAAGAACTGAGATCAAAGACTGCGGAAGAGCGAACGGTTGCTCAAGCTCAATTTGAGAAAAAAGAAGAACGTCAAAGACTTCAAACCAGAATGCAGAGCCTTGGTCAATTAGATGAAGAGTGGGGAAAGTTGAAAAAATTGCGCGTGAATTATCAAACATTCATGAAGCACTTCCAACAGATTAAAAAGAAACAGGAAGATTCAAAAAAAGCTTACGAAGTTGCCTTAGAAGAAATCAGAAAACATCACGCATACACATTATCCTTGCAGTTGGAGCCAGGTGATCACTGCCCTGTCTGTGGATCAAAAGAACACCCTTTTCATGCGGAAAGGCCTTCTAATATCATTGATGAGGAGGCGCTGGAGAACTTAAAGCATACGTTCGAAAAGGCGGATCGTGAGTATCAAAAGGCTCAGGACAATGCGGTGAAAGTGAAGTCTGATGGAGAGAGCCAAAGGCAAATTACCGAGAAAGTGTATAGAGATTTGGCAGAGCATGTTGAAGACTTGAATGATGAAGCAATCTCAACAGCCATGAAGCAATGTCAAAAAGAGTTGAATGAGTTGGAAAAAGTCAGTCAGGAGCTTGAGAAAAAAGCGAATGATATTTCCTCTGCAGTTAAGCAATTGGATGATCTGGAGGAGAAGGAACAACAACTCCAAGTTAACATTGAAAAGGTCCGTAACGAATTTCATGAGAAACAGCAGGAATTGACTACATTGGAATCCGATCATAAAACGATGAAGGAAAAATATCCATTCTCCTCCACGGATGTACAGGTCCTCACTGACGAAGTGAAAAATAAAGAGAAGGCATATCGAAAGGCATTGAAAGATTGGGAAGAAATACAAAAATCATATACAAACAAACGCGATGAATTTCATCAAATGCAGACAATGGTGAATGAGGGAGACAAGTATTTGCAAGAAGCTGAAACGGCACTGGCTCAAAGAGAAGAGGAATTTGATCAAACGCTTGTTCAATTTTCCTTTACGTCCGTAGAATCATATCGTAAAGCACTTAAATCCACAGAAGAAGTAGAGGATTTAACTAGTAAAATAGAAGTTTACCAAAAGCGGATTGACCTTGTTGCTGCACGATTGAGCGAACTTGACAGGAAACTGGAGCATCAATCAAAACCTGATATTAAAGAGATTGAACAAGAATGGAAGGACATTTATGAGACCTTGACCACCCAACAGGAAAAATTGAATGAAATGAATATTTCCTTGCGACAAAACCACACCATCCAAGATAACGTAGCTACTCTTGTGGAAGACCAGGGTGAATTGGCAGCACAGTATTATGATATTGCAGAATTATCACAGCTCGCCAGTGGGGATAATCATCTTCGTCTATCATTGGAACGCTATGTCCTAGCTTCATTTCTGGATGAAATATTGGTACAGGCTAATCTGCGTTTAGATCAAATGACTGACCACCGCTACCAGCTTATACGGAGTGATGCTGTTGCAAAAAGAGGAGCACAAAGCGGACTCGATCTGGAAGTGATTGATCACCATACAGGTCAACAGCGCTCGGTAAGAACACTCTCAGGCGGGGAGGGATTCAAAGCTTCTCTAAGTCTTGCTTTAGGTATGGCTGATGTTGTTCAATCCCATGCTGGCGGGGTCCAGCTTGATACATTATTCATCGATGAAGGATTTGGAACGTTGGATGAACTATCGCTGGAGCAAGCCATCGGTTGCCTCCGCAGTTTGCAGGATGGAAACAGGATGCTGGGCATCATTTCTCATGTGCCTCAATTGAAAGAAGAAATACCGGCGAAATTGCAGATTGATTCCGGCCCGAAAGGTTCAACGGTCGCATTTGTATTTCAGTGA
- a CDS encoding uracil-DNA glycosylase, producing MIKILNNDWDFHVKEEFEKPYYLRLREKLKEEYQNETVYPNMYEIFSALQATSFSETKVVIIGQDPYHGKGQAHGFSFSVQPGVKIPPSLRNIYKELEDDLDLPTPEHGHLLHWAKEGVLLLNNVLTVRAHQAHSHKGLGWEKFTDAVIETLNRRERPLVFLLWGKQAQKKGASIDTSKHLVLTSSHPSPFAAHKGFFGSRPFSKANQFLMDIGEKPVDWRLPTKPDEGSAHTS from the coding sequence ATGATTAAGATATTAAATAATGACTGGGATTTCCACGTGAAAGAAGAATTTGAAAAGCCTTATTACCTTCGGTTACGAGAAAAACTTAAAGAAGAATATCAGAATGAAACCGTCTATCCGAATATGTATGAAATTTTCTCTGCGCTTCAGGCTACCTCTTTCAGTGAGACGAAGGTGGTCATTATCGGGCAGGACCCGTACCATGGAAAGGGACAGGCGCACGGCTTCAGTTTCTCGGTACAGCCCGGGGTGAAGATACCACCTTCTCTTAGGAATATTTATAAAGAACTGGAAGATGATCTGGACCTTCCGACTCCTGAGCATGGCCATCTGCTTCATTGGGCCAAAGAGGGAGTATTGTTACTTAATAATGTGTTGACGGTAAGAGCACACCAGGCGCATTCTCATAAAGGACTCGGGTGGGAGAAATTCACGGATGCTGTCATAGAAACTTTGAACCGAAGGGAGCGACCGCTTGTTTTCCTCCTATGGGGAAAACAAGCGCAAAAAAAAGGGGCTTCGATAGACACAAGTAAACATTTGGTCCTTACTTCCTCACATCCGAGTCCTTTTGCTGCTCATAAAGGGTTCTTCGGGAGCCGTCCTTTTTCAAAAGCCAATCAATTTTTAATGGACATCGGTGAAAAGCCAGTGGATTGGCGGTTGCCCACAAAACCTGATGAGGGAAGCGCCCATACCAGTTGA
- the vrrA gene encoding VrrA/YqfQ family protein, which yields MFPTGQPPFPPMGQFPGFQQAAAPQNMMRSIAPFMNAGGGGLSGFGAPGMWGNAGLGTPGFFGGGSGLGTNVLGAAGNAAKAGGAGWLGHMQTALKAMQSAAPMMQQYGPMLKNIPAMINMMKIMNEPDEEETSADEELESISGDRESSSIASSRQSKNRSQGASQPRLYI from the coding sequence ATGTTTCCGACAGGTCAACCACCATTCCCTCCCATGGGTCAATTTCCTGGTTTTCAACAAGCAGCAGCTCCTCAAAATATGATGAGGTCCATCGCTCCATTCATGAATGCAGGAGGAGGGGGACTCAGCGGTTTTGGGGCTCCAGGGATGTGGGGGAACGCTGGTCTTGGAACTCCGGGTTTCTTCGGAGGGGGTTCAGGTTTAGGCACGAATGTTTTGGGCGCAGCAGGTAATGCAGCTAAAGCTGGAGGTGCCGGATGGCTTGGTCATATGCAAACTGCATTGAAAGCAATGCAGTCAGCTGCACCAATGATGCAGCAATATGGTCCAATGCTTAAGAATATTCCAGCAATGATCAATATGATGAAAATCATGAATGAACCGGATGAAGAGGAGACTTCAGCCGATGAAGAGCTAGAGTCTATTTCTGGGGATAGGGAATCAAGCAGTATAGCCAGTTCCCGACAATCGAAAAATAGAAGTCAAGGTGCATCACAGCCCAGGTTATACATTTAG
- the msrB gene encoding peptide-methionine (R)-S-oxide reductase MsrB: MNQQQLETATFAGGCFWCMVEPFDERPGIESIVSGYTGGHTENPTYRQVITETTGHREAVQITYAPSIFPYERLVDLFWKQIDPTDAGGQFADRGKSYTTAIYYHSEQQREIAEESKKQVENSGIFKKPIVTEVLPAETFYPAEDKHQDYYKKNAFHYKRYKKGSGRADFIKDRWSYPKNQEELKKRLTDVQYKVTQENATERPFQNDYHDYEEEGIYVDIVSKEPLFSSKDKYDAGCGWPSFTKPIEKQQVKEEVDTSHGMFRTEVRSDSADSHLGHLFDDGPREQGGLRYCINSAALEFIPKGEMEQKGYGYLTYMFE, from the coding sequence ATGAATCAACAACAATTAGAAACGGCAACATTCGCAGGCGGGTGTTTTTGGTGTATGGTCGAGCCCTTCGATGAAAGGCCCGGCATTGAGTCGATTGTATCTGGTTATACCGGTGGACATACAGAGAACCCGACTTATAGACAAGTCATTACTGAAACCACTGGACACCGGGAAGCGGTTCAGATCACATACGCCCCTTCAATCTTTCCATATGAACGACTTGTGGACCTCTTTTGGAAGCAAATCGATCCTACGGATGCCGGTGGACAGTTTGCTGATCGAGGGAAGTCCTATACAACAGCAATCTATTACCATAGCGAACAACAGAGAGAGATAGCTGAAGAAAGCAAAAAACAAGTAGAGAATTCCGGAATCTTTAAAAAACCGATTGTCACTGAAGTCTTACCAGCAGAAACTTTTTACCCAGCAGAGGACAAACATCAAGACTATTATAAAAAGAACGCTTTTCATTATAAGCGGTATAAGAAAGGATCCGGACGAGCAGATTTCATCAAAGATCGCTGGAGCTATCCAAAAAACCAGGAAGAGCTTAAAAAACGTCTGACTGATGTACAATATAAAGTGACTCAGGAGAATGCGACAGAACGTCCTTTTCAAAACGACTATCATGACTATGAGGAAGAAGGTATTTACGTAGATATTGTTTCCAAAGAGCCGCTATTCAGTTCTAAAGACAAATATGATGCGGGATGTGGCTGGCCGAGCTTCACAAAACCGATTGAAAAACAACAGGTGAAAGAAGAAGTTGATACCTCTCATGGTATGTTCCGGACAGAGGTAAGGAGTGACAGTGCGGATTCTCATTTAGGTCATTTATTCGATGATGGGCCTAGGGAGCAAGGTGGTCTTCGATACTGTATCAACTCGGCCGCTCTCGAATTTATTCCAAAAGGTGAAATGGAGCAGAAAGGGTATGGTTATCTGACCTATATGTTTGAATGA
- a CDS encoding TetR/AcrR family transcriptional regulator: protein MGRKRILSKEEIMTVTGEVLREEGIKGVHFKKLAVMLEVSRSTLYEYYDNKDELILAYMKAMMDEMGRKIKDIPLDDPPNDKLYQLLLVLLEHAQIHHIDQMIRELQSSDKNLAMFYKKELHEDLMITYEEMMVWIREAKEQKIWETEADEGLIGDLIFHSILFPNRQKMGVQVMATQLFNMIEHGILNRKD, encoded by the coding sequence TTGGGTAGAAAACGGATATTGTCGAAAGAAGAAATCATGACGGTCACAGGTGAAGTTTTACGTGAGGAAGGGATCAAAGGCGTTCACTTCAAGAAGCTGGCCGTGATGTTAGAAGTAAGTCGAAGTACTCTCTATGAATATTATGACAATAAAGATGAGCTCATCCTTGCATATATGAAGGCTATGATGGACGAAATGGGTCGAAAAATAAAGGACATCCCTTTGGATGATCCACCGAATGACAAGTTATATCAACTCCTCCTTGTTTTATTGGAACATGCACAAATTCATCATATCGATCAAATGATACGTGAACTGCAATCCAGTGATAAAAATTTAGCGATGTTTTACAAAAAAGAACTGCATGAGGATCTGATGATTACTTATGAAGAGATGATGGTATGGATCCGGGAAGCGAAAGAGCAGAAGATATGGGAAACAGAAGCGGATGAAGGACTGATTGGTGACTTGATTTTCCATTCGATTCTATTTCCAAATCGTCAAAAAATGGGTGTCCAGGTTATGGCCACTCAATTGTTTAATATGATTGAACATGGAATTTTGAATAGGAAAGATTAA
- a CDS encoding AbrB family transcriptional regulator, which translates to MKSRSMYLTYSIAWLGGWLFSLLHVPIPWILGPVTTIIFMKFFGKAESKVLPGARDLAFTLLGIQIGLTFSSHTFTYIVPYLVPYTILSLFMIFVSLMIGLYISKMTSIDKTTSLVGSSPGGLSAMIAVSESLNGNSALVTIFHTLRLLSVLFILPFFVTHMLSESSSAAVEPHTLTVNDGSMWTILIYLFAFALGWKWQHRIPASLVIVPMLLIGFLQTVGLTFFQLPDFLFVLAQLLIGTFLGHTISLGDIIKAGKTCLYFLTLAIFMIVLGIGLSFLLAAWTGMDIITAVLSLAPGGLVEMAITAEQTGGQPAIVSSLQTIRLLTIILVLPIIFQKYKTYLNG; encoded by the coding sequence TTGAAGAGTCGCTCCATGTATCTCACCTATTCGATTGCTTGGTTGGGCGGTTGGCTTTTTTCCTTATTACACGTGCCTATTCCCTGGATTTTAGGGCCTGTCACTACCATTATTTTTATGAAATTTTTTGGAAAAGCTGAATCGAAGGTGCTGCCAGGGGCCAGGGACCTTGCATTTACACTGCTTGGTATCCAAATCGGGCTTACTTTTTCTTCTCACACCTTTACATACATTGTTCCCTATCTGGTACCTTATACGATACTCTCGCTTTTTATGATTTTTGTAAGTTTGATGATCGGGTTGTACATATCAAAAATGACGTCAATAGACAAAACAACGAGTCTTGTGGGCAGTTCCCCAGGGGGTCTATCTGCAATGATCGCCGTAAGTGAATCATTAAATGGAAATAGTGCGCTTGTCACGATTTTTCATACATTGAGACTTTTGAGCGTGCTATTCATTTTACCTTTCTTTGTCACGCATATGTTAAGTGAATCTTCTAGTGCAGCTGTTGAACCGCATACCCTGACGGTGAATGACGGTTCCATGTGGACGATTCTCATCTATTTATTCGCTTTTGCCCTGGGCTGGAAATGGCAGCATCGTATTCCTGCTTCTTTAGTCATCGTCCCAATGCTGCTGATCGGTTTCTTACAGACGGTGGGCCTGACTTTTTTTCAGTTACCAGATTTCCTATTCGTTTTGGCTCAGTTACTGATTGGAACTTTTCTAGGGCACACGATATCTTTAGGTGACATAATAAAAGCAGGGAAAACATGTCTTTATTTTTTAACTTTGGCGATCTTTATGATTGTCCTCGGCATCGGTTTATCTTTTTTACTGGCAGCCTGGACCGGGATGGACATCATTACAGCGGTGTTGTCGTTAGCCCCGGGGGGTTTAGTAGAGATGGCAATCACAGCAGAACAAACAGGAGGCCAGCCAGCGATTGTCAGTTCATTACAAACGATACGGTTACTGACCATCATTCTTGTTCTGCCAATAATATTTCAAAAATACAAGACTTATCTAAATGGCTGA